A single Verrucomicrobiia bacterium DNA region contains:
- a CDS encoding bifunctional 3,4-dihydroxy-2-butanone-4-phosphate synthase/GTP cyclohydrolase II gives MSQFDPIETVIADLRKGKMVIVVDDADRENEGDLIMAAQFITGADVNFMAKYGRGLICVPTTSERLQQLGIERMVRQNRETFKTDFQVSVDAARGITTGISAADRAETIRRMAEPTAVPEDLVQPGHVFPLRARPGGVLQRAGHTEAAVDLVSLAGCRRIGVICEIMSDDGSMARLPELLKFARKHRLKICTIADLIQFRRTREKLVERIEVVKMPTDYGDFNLYLYQSKVDGQHHLALVHGDVAGKPNVLVRVHSECLTGDVFGSRRCDCGPQLHQAMRQVAEAGSGVIVYMRQEGRGIGLAPKIKAYKLQEQGYDTVEANKKLGFDMDLREYGLGAQILADLGLKTIRLLTNNPRKVVGLEGYGLKIVQQVPIRVKPNPHNRRYLQTKREKLGHLL, from the coding sequence ATGTCGCAGTTTGATCCCATCGAAACGGTCATTGCCGATTTGCGGAAGGGCAAGATGGTTATTGTGGTTGATGACGCCGATCGCGAGAACGAAGGAGATTTGATCATGGCCGCCCAGTTCATCACCGGGGCCGATGTCAACTTCATGGCCAAGTATGGCCGCGGCCTGATTTGCGTCCCGACCACTTCCGAGCGCTTGCAGCAACTCGGCATCGAACGCATGGTGCGCCAGAACCGGGAGACGTTCAAAACCGATTTCCAGGTCAGCGTCGATGCGGCGCGTGGGATTACAACAGGCATCAGCGCCGCCGACCGCGCCGAAACCATTCGCCGGATGGCCGAGCCGACCGCGGTGCCCGAGGACCTGGTGCAACCAGGGCACGTCTTCCCGTTGCGCGCGCGTCCGGGCGGGGTCCTCCAGCGCGCCGGTCATACCGAGGCGGCTGTTGATCTGGTGAGCCTGGCCGGGTGCCGGCGGATTGGGGTGATCTGCGAGATCATGAGCGACGACGGTTCGATGGCGCGTTTGCCCGAGTTGCTCAAGTTCGCCCGCAAACACCGCCTCAAGATATGCACCATCGCCGACCTCATCCAATTCCGGCGCACGCGCGAGAAGCTGGTCGAGCGCATCGAAGTGGTCAAAATGCCGACCGACTACGGCGATTTTAATCTATATTTGTATCAATCCAAAGTGGACGGCCAGCATCACCTGGCGCTGGTCCATGGGGATGTGGCCGGCAAACCCAATGTGCTGGTGCGCGTCCATAGCGAGTGCCTGACCGGCGATGTGTTTGGCTCACGCCGCTGCGATTGCGGCCCGCAACTCCACCAGGCAATGCGCCAGGTGGCTGAAGCAGGCTCCGGTGTCATTGTGTATATGCGCCAGGAAGGGCGCGGCATTGGGCTGGCGCCAAAAATCAAGGCCTACAAATTGCAGGAGCAGGGCTATGATACCGTCGAGGCCAATAAAAAGCTCGGCTTTGACATGGACCTGCGCGAATACGGTTTAGGCGCCCAAATCCTGGCCGACCTCGGTTTAAAAACCATCCGGCTGCTAACCAATAACCCGCGCAAAGTTGTCGGGTTGGAAGGCTACGGGCTGAAGATCGTCCAGCAGGTGCCCATCCGGGTCAAACCCAATCCCCACAACCGGCGCTATCTGCAAACCAAACGTGAGAAACTGGGACACCTGCTTTAG
- the pssA gene encoding CDP-diacylglycerol--serine O-phosphatidyltransferase yields the protein MPGPDSPPSAESPEQKLKIYFLPNLLTAGNLFCGFVALTKIVEANLPEDFQQIKVALGFILLACIFDLFDGRVARMGGVESPFGREFDSLADMISFGVAPAFLVHRIVLHDVFLDHPEVGWFIASIYLICGAFRLARFNCLAAQPTAGATKDFLGFPIPSSAALVSSLTLLIIRLNEKDKTIGKWGYLLAIVLLFLSAMMVSTVKYPSFKSLGLRSSSTFTKAIIAALFVGSLLVLWRLVLFYVLPAFFTLYLVYGFIRPRISRRVRREIEEDDEDEGLGAA from the coding sequence ATGCCGGGCCCCGACTCCCCTCCATCGGCCGAATCGCCCGAGCAAAAGCTTAAGATTTACTTTTTGCCCAACCTGCTCACCGCCGGCAATCTCTTCTGCGGTTTTGTGGCCCTCACCAAAATCGTCGAGGCCAATCTCCCGGAGGATTTCCAGCAGATTAAAGTGGCGCTGGGTTTTATTTTGCTGGCCTGCATTTTTGATCTGTTCGACGGGCGTGTGGCGCGCATGGGCGGAGTCGAAAGCCCCTTTGGCCGCGAATTCGACTCCCTGGCGGACATGATCTCATTCGGGGTAGCGCCGGCGTTTCTGGTGCACCGGATTGTGCTGCACGATGTATTCCTGGACCATCCTGAGGTGGGCTGGTTCATTGCTTCCATTTACCTTATTTGCGGCGCCTTCCGCCTGGCGCGGTTCAATTGCCTGGCCGCCCAGCCCACAGCCGGCGCCACCAAGGACTTCCTGGGCTTCCCCATTCCTTCTTCGGCCGCCCTGGTCTCTTCGCTCACGCTGCTGATCATCCGGCTGAACGAGAAAGACAAGACTATCGGCAAATGGGGCTATCTGCTTGCCATCGTGCTCCTGTTCCTCTCGGCCATGATGGTCAGCACCGTCAAATACCCCAGCTTCAAATCGCTGGGCTTGCGCTCGAGCAGCACATTCACTAAGGCCATTATCGCCGCCTTGTTTGTTGGCTCTCTTCTGGTCCTGTGGCGGCTCGTCCTGTTTTATGTCCTGCCCGCCTTTTTTACACTCTACCTGGTGTACGGCTTCATCCGGCCACGAATCTCGCGTCGTGTCCGCCGGGAGATTGAGGAAGACGACGAGGATGAGGGCCTGGGTGCGGCTTGA
- a CDS encoding LysR family transcriptional regulator, with protein sequence MNIHHLELFYYVARHGGITEAVRNIPYGIQQPAVSGQVAQLEEFLGVILFQRRPFALTPAGEKLYRFIEPFFCNLDAVAIDLQGGQARQIRIGASTIVLRDHLPELFRSVRKKYPRLKISLREGYQAELEALLEREELDLAITLIEKKTAPGIHSMALLDVPLALLVEKNSPITSAEQLWKRDRIEEPLICLPEAEGISRHFQHGLARLGVDWFPSIEVSSIDLIETYVAGGFGIGLSVLVPKTVLATGIRALPLPKDKFASVAVGALWRGKTSALLQTFLDEAQLRAKGLI encoded by the coding sequence ATGAACATTCATCACCTCGAGCTGTTTTATTACGTGGCTCGACACGGTGGCATCACAGAAGCCGTGCGCAATATTCCCTACGGAATCCAGCAACCGGCTGTCAGCGGGCAAGTGGCGCAACTCGAAGAATTCCTCGGAGTGATCCTGTTTCAACGGCGCCCCTTTGCGCTGACACCCGCAGGAGAGAAACTCTATCGTTTTATTGAGCCCTTCTTCTGCAACCTGGATGCCGTCGCCATCGATCTGCAAGGGGGGCAGGCACGGCAAATCCGTATTGGCGCATCGACCATCGTCCTGCGCGATCATCTGCCCGAGCTCTTTCGCAGCGTACGAAAAAAGTATCCGCGTTTAAAGATTTCCCTGCGCGAGGGCTACCAGGCCGAGCTTGAAGCCCTCCTCGAGCGTGAGGAACTGGACCTGGCGATTACACTCATCGAAAAGAAGACAGCGCCCGGCATCCATTCCATGGCCCTGCTGGACGTGCCGCTGGCTTTATTGGTCGAGAAGAACAGTCCGATTACTTCTGCCGAACAGCTTTGGAAACGTGACCGCATCGAGGAGCCGTTGATTTGCTTGCCTGAAGCCGAGGGCATTTCCCGTCATTTCCAGCATGGCCTGGCCCGCCTGGGGGTGGATTGGTTTCCCAGCATCGAGGTCAGCTCGATTGATTTAATTGAGACTTACGTGGCGGGCGGTTTTGGAATCGGGTTATCTGTCCTGGTGCCCAAAACCGTGCTCGCAACGGGCATCCGGGCCTTGCCTTTGCCCAAGGACAAGTTCGCGTCCGTCGCGGTTGGAGCGCTCTGGCGTGGAAAGACCTCCGCGCTGTTGCAGACCTTTTTGGATGAGGCACAATTGCGGGCCAAAGGCCTGATCTGA
- a CDS encoding DUF6600 domain-containing protein produces MADSGVEEGVLLAVVTNSPSTFNLGVDEIIYLNDIGVPADVVTAMIQRDQAIQAASAQSAPPVSEGPANGPEMGAMAPPATPPEVAPAQEPPPPDYTGGGYPAPAPAPPPVEDVSYNDFYGSLAPYGNWVNVDGYGPCWQPTVSFVNPGWQPYFDGGCWAYTDCGWYWASNYSWGWAPFHYGRWFRDSHRGWCWAPDTVWGPSWVSWRYNSGYCGWAPLPPGTGFQGGVGLTFQGRPVRNSDNLGLGPDAFHFVAWRHFNDRHLHNYGLPPREVAGLYAHTTPINRIVRQNNTVINQGIPRERVAAATHHQVAPVAMNGARPLAGRPGRSDANSRNSRAYRGQLPQSAFTRSPADLQEPLAGPAPSVQGAALGRPERLAARAPSAPSFNRGEYPPGSLILRGQSVLRATPARTEPLAPAADTVSPLGWAQSRQPSVRQDAGRSTPWLQNSAPFAQPQTVPAAQYAAPVAPAWQYRMPAYQPRPQPAPAEVPRYRSEPYYVPQRSYAPPSYSAPRQSAPAEAPRYSPAPTRGLAPSAPAAAQAGSSVANNGRR; encoded by the coding sequence TTGGCCGACTCCGGGGTCGAGGAAGGCGTGCTGCTGGCGGTTGTTACGAATTCCCCAAGCACATTCAACCTGGGTGTGGACGAGATTATTTACCTTAATGACATCGGCGTTCCAGCGGATGTGGTGACGGCCATGATCCAGCGCGACCAGGCCATCCAGGCTGCTTCGGCTCAGTCGGCCCCGCCTGTTTCTGAGGGACCGGCTAATGGACCCGAAATGGGGGCGATGGCGCCTCCAGCGACACCGCCCGAGGTCGCTCCAGCGCAAGAGCCGCCCCCGCCAGACTATACCGGTGGAGGCTATCCCGCGCCCGCGCCCGCTCCCCCGCCTGTCGAGGATGTCAGTTATAATGATTTTTACGGTTCATTGGCCCCTTACGGAAACTGGGTGAATGTGGATGGCTACGGTCCATGCTGGCAGCCAACGGTTTCATTCGTCAACCCCGGCTGGCAGCCCTATTTCGATGGAGGCTGCTGGGCGTACACTGATTGCGGGTGGTACTGGGCATCGAATTACTCCTGGGGCTGGGCTCCGTTTCATTATGGCCGTTGGTTCAGGGATTCTCATAGGGGCTGGTGCTGGGCGCCGGATACAGTGTGGGGGCCCTCGTGGGTCTCCTGGAGATACAATTCGGGGTATTGCGGCTGGGCCCCGCTGCCCCCCGGCACCGGCTTTCAGGGTGGAGTGGGGCTAACCTTCCAAGGCCGCCCAGTGCGCAACTCGGACAATCTGGGCTTGGGTCCGGATGCCTTTCATTTTGTGGCCTGGAGGCATTTTAATGACCGCCACCTGCACAACTATGGCCTGCCACCTCGAGAGGTGGCCGGTCTTTATGCACACACGACGCCGATCAACAGAATCGTCCGGCAGAACAATACGGTTATCAATCAAGGCATTCCGCGCGAGCGCGTCGCGGCGGCGACGCACCATCAAGTGGCGCCGGTCGCAATGAACGGCGCCCGACCGTTGGCCGGGCGCCCGGGACGCTCGGACGCCAATTCCAGGAACTCACGTGCTTATCGAGGGCAACTGCCTCAATCGGCCTTCACCAGAAGCCCTGCGGACCTTCAGGAGCCGCTTGCGGGTCCAGCCCCATCAGTGCAGGGTGCAGCGTTGGGGCGGCCCGAAAGACTGGCTGCAAGGGCGCCCTCAGCGCCGAGCTTCAACAGGGGAGAATATCCTCCTGGTTCGCTTATCCTGAGAGGGCAATCAGTTCTTCGTGCCACGCCGGCAAGAACTGAACCCTTGGCGCCTGCTGCGGACACTGTTTCGCCACTCGGATGGGCTCAGTCGAGACAGCCATCGGTCCGCCAGGATGCCGGACGCTCGACGCCCTGGCTCCAAAACAGCGCCCCCTTCGCGCAACCGCAGACCGTTCCGGCCGCCCAGTACGCTGCGCCGGTTGCGCCAGCCTGGCAATACCGGATGCCTGCGTACCAGCCAAGACCCCAGCCAGCTCCGGCTGAAGTGCCCCGTTACCGCTCTGAACCTTATTACGTCCCGCAGCGCTCCTACGCCCCGCCCTCATACTCTGCGCCTCGCCAGTCGGCTCCTGCCGAAGCGCCGCGTTACTCTCCGGCGCCAACGCGAGGCTTGGCCCCTTCTGCCCCTGCGGCTGCCCAGGCGGGGAGTTCCGTCGCGAACAATGGCCGCCGCTGA
- a CDS encoding LysE family transporter — protein sequence MAAFPPILVAGLTGFVAGLALSIPVGPINLTIINEGARRGFRWGLLIGLGATAMEVIYCFIAFTGLASFFSRGYVSAGMEVFSFVFLLFLGVKFLMAKSVESSAVHFGAIADRFEARLGARFHPSSAFLTGLVRVMGNVGVLVFWVILAANFISRELVSPDWPGKLACVGGVALGTGLWFLGLSWAVSLGKGKFSAKTLLRMEHISGVILLVLALIHAGTIIWHLRKGELRLPHS from the coding sequence ATGGCCGCCTTCCCTCCCATCCTGGTTGCCGGCCTGACCGGTTTTGTCGCCGGCCTTGCCCTCTCCATCCCGGTCGGGCCAATTAACCTCACGATTATTAACGAAGGCGCGCGGCGCGGCTTCCGATGGGGCCTGCTGATCGGCCTGGGCGCCACCGCAATGGAAGTCATTTACTGTTTCATTGCTTTCACGGGTCTGGCGTCGTTCTTCTCGCGCGGTTACGTCAGCGCCGGGATGGAGGTGTTCAGTTTTGTTTTCCTTTTGTTCCTTGGCGTTAAATTCCTCATGGCCAAGTCGGTTGAATCCTCCGCCGTCCATTTTGGCGCGATTGCCGATCGATTCGAGGCCCGCTTGGGCGCGCGGTTCCACCCCTCTTCGGCGTTCCTGACGGGGCTGGTCCGGGTCATGGGCAATGTGGGGGTGTTGGTGTTCTGGGTTATCCTGGCGGCCAACTTCATCTCGCGCGAGCTGGTTTCGCCGGATTGGCCCGGCAAGCTGGCCTGCGTGGGCGGGGTGGCCTTGGGCACCGGATTGTGGTTCCTTGGACTAAGCTGGGCCGTCTCCCTCGGGAAAGGCAAATTTAGCGCAAAGACCCTCTTGCGCATGGAGCACATCTCCGGCGTTATCTTGCTGGTTCTGGCCCTGATTCACGCCGGCACCATCATCTGGCACCTGCGCAAAGGCGAACTGAGGTTGCCGCATTCGTAG
- a CDS encoding phosphatidylserine decarboxylase, with protein MKHSGRARGAAFKLLLISLILGFLIWALIAVISVIGTILSAVAVPVLLVLWVLFSLFTLYFFRDPTPHVPTGANLVVSPGHGKIDVIDTTTEPLVIGGECKRVSMFLSVFDVHVQNAPITGRVSFFKYSMGEFLNALKTESALHNENVLLGFESSELPGRKLAVRLIAGVIARRIVPFVQESEEVKRGERISLIQFGSRVDVFLPMDAEIKVALGDHVVGGETILAVFPQTS; from the coding sequence ATGAAACATTCGGGTAGAGCGCGGGGGGCCGCTTTTAAACTACTCCTGATCTCGCTCATTTTGGGCTTTCTCATTTGGGCGCTGATCGCAGTCATTTCCGTCATCGGGACGATTCTTTCGGCTGTCGCGGTCCCGGTTCTGTTGGTCCTGTGGGTTCTTTTCTCTCTATTCACCCTTTATTTCTTTCGGGACCCAACCCCGCACGTGCCGACCGGAGCGAATCTGGTGGTCTCCCCCGGCCATGGCAAGATAGACGTTATTGATACCACGACCGAACCGCTGGTTATAGGGGGCGAATGCAAACGCGTGTCCATGTTCCTCTCGGTATTCGATGTCCATGTCCAGAATGCGCCCATTACCGGACGGGTGAGCTTTTTCAAGTACTCGATGGGCGAGTTTCTCAATGCCCTGAAAACCGAATCGGCCCTGCACAACGAGAATGTCCTGCTCGGCTTTGAATCGAGCGAATTGCCCGGGCGCAAGCTCGCCGTGCGCCTCATCGCCGGGGTCATCGCCCGGCGGATTGTGCCCTTTGTCCAAGAGAGCGAGGAAGTCAAACGCGGCGAGCGCATCAGCTTGATCCAGTTCGGCTCGCGGGTGGATGTGTTTTTGCCCATGGACGCCGAAATCAAGGTGGCGCTGGGAGACCACGTCGTGGGCGGCGAGACGATCCTGGCGGTCTTCCCGCAGACGAGTTGA
- the ribH gene encoding 6,7-dimethyl-8-ribityllumazine synthase: protein MLKHIQRKKVRAPEGWFVIVASQYNAQYVEAMLRAARAELKRAGARGVQVIRVPGAFEIPVVAASLAGADRRPAAIICLGVILRGQTVHAAHIGEAVSRGLMEIQLVCQVPVVHEVLLLENEAQARARCLDKNRNRGAEAAQTALAIAKVMQSLALTSGG from the coding sequence ATGCTTAAGCACATTCAACGGAAAAAGGTTCGCGCACCAGAGGGGTGGTTTGTCATCGTTGCTTCGCAGTACAATGCGCAGTATGTGGAAGCCATGCTCCGCGCTGCGCGCGCCGAGCTCAAGCGCGCAGGGGCCAGGGGGGTTCAGGTCATTCGCGTTCCGGGCGCCTTCGAGATTCCAGTGGTGGCCGCTAGTCTGGCAGGCGCGGACCGGCGACCCGCCGCGATTATTTGCCTGGGTGTCATCCTGCGCGGCCAAACCGTTCATGCCGCGCACATCGGCGAAGCCGTCAGCCGCGGGTTGATGGAGATTCAACTGGTCTGCCAGGTGCCGGTGGTGCATGAAGTGCTCCTGCTCGAAAACGAGGCCCAAGCCCGCGCGCGCTGCTTGGATAAAAACCGCAACCGCGGCGCCGAAGCGGCGCAAACGGCGCTGGCCATAGCCAAAGTCATGCAGAGTTTGGCTTTGACCAGTGGGGGTTAA